A window of the Henckelia pumila isolate YLH828 chromosome 3, ASM3356847v2, whole genome shotgun sequence genome harbors these coding sequences:
- the LOC140892865 gene encoding biogenesis of lysosome-related organelles complex 1 subunit 2-like, which yields MASGKEMEQDYLAESLNDLFTSVSNMIKGDLQGTNDLLKLLEKMNIRVSEEYTGFGDVASGLRVYLEQLKSKSNGFDQYVQQIDSIEQQVTEFEAVVSMLDKYVSLLETKMKSIYQIPPS from the exons ATGGCTTCTGGGAAGGAGATGGAGCAAGATTATCTGGCCGAGTCCCTCAATGATCTCTTCACCAGTGTCTCTAATATGATTAAAGGCGACCTTCAG GGAACAAATGACTTGCTCaaacttttggagaaaatgaataTAAGGGTCTCGGAAGAATACACAGGCTTTGGCGATGTGGCTTCTGGTTTAAGAGTATATTTGGAGCAACTGAAATCAAAAAGTAATGGCTTCGACCAATATGTTCAACAGATCGATTCGATAGAGCAACAAGTCACCGAGTTTGAAGCTGtagtttctatgcttgataaataCGTTTCTCTGTTAGAAACAAAGATGAAATCTATCTACCAGATTCCACCTTCATAG
- the LOC140886077 gene encoding NAC domain-containing protein 105-like isoform X2, translated as MAEIKESEEYYFFTEMEGNGKRSSRKTKGGFWKATAKDKPVYDRAGSLIGYKRSLDFYQDKNKRTEFKMNEYTTTSVKISSSNNKIMKYWVINKIYRNKQTVGMKRSIKDDADCEWPISVKRAKKDDEVNDHIHLEDGQSFEEFKYLEDITDDKIFEDDRVNHSNGQATNFNMDDITVAANTSIGHHDQNYMFDGYTPNNNNVFAILPDDHWQVDPFHDMNQSQYGFYFGRPESSFVVPQQYSLLSSSGSSC; from the exons ATGGCAGAAATCAAGGAATCGGAAGAATATTACTTCTTTACGGAGATGGAGGGCAACGGGAAGCGGTCTTCCCGCAAGACCAAGGGCGGGTTTTGGAAAGCAACGGCTAAGGATAAACCGGTGTACGATCGTGCGGGCTCATTGATAGGATACAAAAGATCCCTTGATTTTTACCAAGACAAGAACAAGAGAACGGAATTTAAGATGAATGAATATACAACCACTTCTGTCAAAATTAGTAGTTCAAACAACAAG atCATGAAATATTGGGTTATTAACAAAATATACAGAAACAAACAGACGGTGGGCATGAAGAGATCAATCAAAGATGATGCCGACTGCGAGTGGCCGATTTCTGTCAAGAGAGCGAAGAAAGATGATGAAGTAAATGATCACATTCACTTGGAGGATGGCCAATCatttgaagaatttaaatatctcGAAGACATTACAGATGATAAGATTTTTGAAGATGATCGAGTGAATCACTCTAATGGCCAAGCAACTAATTTTAATATGGATGATATTACGGTTGCAGCCAATACTAGTATTGGTCATCATGATCAGAATTATATGTTTGATGGATATACGCCCAACAACAACAACGTGTTCGCAATTCTTCCAGACGATCACTGGCAAGTCGACCCATTTCATGATATGAATCAGTCTCAATACGGATTCTATTTTGGCCGACCCGAAAGCAGCTTCGTAGTGCCACAACAGTACTCACTTCTAAGCAGCAGCGGGAGTAGTTGTTAG
- the LOC140886077 gene encoding uncharacterized protein isoform X1 — MERVIPCVNFYDHNPQELIGMAEIKESEEYYFFTEMEGNGKRSSRKTKGGFWKATAKDKPVYDRAGSLIGYKRSLDFYQDKNKRTEFKMNEYTTTSVKISSSNNKIMKYWVINKIYRNKQTVGMKRSIKDDADCEWPISVKRAKKDDEVNDHIHLEDGQSFEEFKYLEDITDDKIFEDDRVNHSNGQATNFNMDDITVAANTSIGHHDQNYMFDGYTPNNNNVFAILPDDHWQVDPFHDMNQSQYGFYFGRPESSFVVPQQYSLLSSSGSSC; from the exons ATGGAACGTGTTATTCCTTGTGTCAACTTCTACGATCACAACCCTCAAGAACTCATCG GGATGGCAGAAATCAAGGAATCGGAAGAATATTACTTCTTTACGGAGATGGAGGGCAACGGGAAGCGGTCTTCCCGCAAGACCAAGGGCGGGTTTTGGAAAGCAACGGCTAAGGATAAACCGGTGTACGATCGTGCGGGCTCATTGATAGGATACAAAAGATCCCTTGATTTTTACCAAGACAAGAACAAGAGAACGGAATTTAAGATGAATGAATATACAACCACTTCTGTCAAAATTAGTAGTTCAAACAACAAG atCATGAAATATTGGGTTATTAACAAAATATACAGAAACAAACAGACGGTGGGCATGAAGAGATCAATCAAAGATGATGCCGACTGCGAGTGGCCGATTTCTGTCAAGAGAGCGAAGAAAGATGATGAAGTAAATGATCACATTCACTTGGAGGATGGCCAATCatttgaagaatttaaatatctcGAAGACATTACAGATGATAAGATTTTTGAAGATGATCGAGTGAATCACTCTAATGGCCAAGCAACTAATTTTAATATGGATGATATTACGGTTGCAGCCAATACTAGTATTGGTCATCATGATCAGAATTATATGTTTGATGGATATACGCCCAACAACAACAACGTGTTCGCAATTCTTCCAGACGATCACTGGCAAGTCGACCCATTTCATGATATGAATCAGTCTCAATACGGATTCTATTTTGGCCGACCCGAAAGCAGCTTCGTAGTGCCACAACAGTACTCACTTCTAAGCAGCAGCGGGAGTAGTTGTTAG